One region of Scophthalmus maximus strain ysfricsl-2021 chromosome 15, ASM2237912v1, whole genome shotgun sequence genomic DNA includes:
- the marcksl1a gene encoding MARCKS-related protein 1-A: protein MGAQFSKGGVAVEGKAAVAEPAAAKANGQENGHVKTNGDVSAKPDGEVAAADGNGTAEPAKEGENEAGDAIEPAPAAEGEAAKAEGEAAKEGKKKKKFSLKNSFKFKGISLKKSKKGSEEAKEEATSPTTEEKPEENGHTAKETKEETPAAEAKEDEAAAPAAAAAPAPEGETKAVEEAPATEAAPAEEPAAASAAAPAAAEVTTPAASEGEAKAE from the exons atgggagccCAGTTTTCCAAGGGTGGAGTAGCTGTAGAGGGGAAAGCCGCCGTCGCCGAGCCTGCTGCCGCCAAAGCCAACGGCCAG GAGAACGGCCACGTCAAAACCAACGGCGACGTGTCGGCCAAGCCCGACGGCGAAGTGGCGGCTGCAGATGGAAACGGAACTGCCGAACCCGCCAAGGAGGGCGAGAACGAGGCCGGCGACGCCATCGAGCCCGCTCCCGCGGCTGAGGGCGAGGCCGCCAAGGCAGAGGGCGAGGCCGCCAAGgagggcaagaagaagaagaagttctcCCTGAAGAACTCGTTCAAGTTCAAGGGGATCTCCctgaagaagagcaagaagggCAGCGAGGAGGCCAAGGAGGAGGCCACCTCCCCCACGACCGAGGAGAAGCCCGAGGAGAACGGCCACACCGCCAAGGAAACCAAAGAGGAGACGCCGGCCGCAGAGGCCAAGGAGGACGAGGCCGCCGCCCCCGCCGCCGCGGCTGCACCCGCACCCGAGGGCGAGACCAAGGCGGTCGAGGAGGCCCCGGCCACAGAGGCCGCCCCTGCCGAGGAGCCCGCCGCTGCCTCCGCCGctgcccccgccgccgccgaggtCACAACACCTGCGGCCTCCGAGGGCGAGGCCAAGGCAGAGTGA
- the LOC118286100 gene encoding gap junction beta-4 protein, whose translation MNWSGLESLLSGVNKYSTAFGRIWLSMVFVFRVMVFVVAAQRVWGDESKDFVCNTRQPGCTNVCYDHIFPISHIRLWALQLIFVTCPSLMVMAHVKYREGKDQKYVALHHGSHLYANPGKKRGGLWWTYLLSLVFKAGFDTSFLYILYRVYHGYDLPRLSKCALDPCPNTVDCFISRPTEKKIFMLFMVISSVLCILMCICEMVYLIGKRISKILTVRHENQRLVFADQHELTEIAPPRSAYRRTDPTLSDSQLSLNKREKVREGTTTTTL comes from the exons ATGAACTGGTCGGGACTGGAGAGTCTGTTGAGCGGAGTCAATAAATACTCCACGGCGTTCGGGAGGATCTGGCTGTCAATGGTGTTTGTGTTCCGCGTGATGGTCTTTGTAGTCGCAGCGCAGAGGGTCTGGGGGGACGAGAGCAAGGACTTTGTGTGTAACACCCGGCAG cCCGGCTGTACCAATGTCTGCTATGACCACATCTTCCCCATCTCCCACATCCGTCTGTGGGCGCTGCAGCTGATCTTTGTCACCTGCCCGTCTCTGATGGTGATGGCTCATGTGAAATACCGCGAGGGTAAGGACCAGAAGTACGTGGCGCTGCACCACGGCTCCCACCTGTACGCCAACCCAGGCAAGAAGAGAGGTGGGCTGTGGTGGACATATCTGCTGAGTTTGGTCTTCAAAGCCGGATTCGACACATCATTTCTCTACATTTTGTACAGGGTATACCATGGATACGACCTGCCCAG GTTATCCAAGTGTGCACTGGATCCATGCCCCAACACCGTTGATTGCTTCATTAGTCGCccgacagaaaaaaagatcttcatGTTGTTCATGGTCATATCCAGCGTGCTGTGCATCTTAATGTGCATTTGCGAGATGGTTTATCTTATAGGCAAGCGCATCAGCAAAATCTTAACGGTCCGACACGAGAACCAGAGACTCGTATTTGCAGACCAACACGAGCTGACCGAAATAGCCCCGCCGAGGTCCGCGTATCGGAGGACCGATCCAACACTGTCTGACAGCCAGCTGAGTTTAAATAAGAGGGAGAAGGTGAGGGAGGGCACCACGACTACAACACTGTAG
- the LOC118286101 gene encoding protein tyrosine phosphatase type IVA 2 translates to MNRPAPVEISYDCLRFLITHNPTNAQLGRFIEDLKAYSVNTLVRVCSATYDKAPVEQEGIQVLDWPFDDGSAPPDQVVEDWLNLLQAKFRDEPGCCVAVHCVAGLGRAPVLVALALIECGMEYEDAVHFIRLKRRGAFNSKQLLYLESYKPKLCLRSKDGNGQSCCVQ, encoded by the exons ATGAACCGACCGGCTCCAGTGGAGATCTCCTATGACTGTCTGAGATTCCTCATCACGCACAACCCCACAAACGCACAACTGGGAAGGTTCATAGAG GATCTGAAGGCCTACAGTGTCAACACCCTGGTTAGAGTGTGTTCTGCTACATATGACAAGGCACCTGTGGAACAAGAAGGAATACAAGTTCTG gATTGGCCATTTGACGACGGCTCGGCCCCCCCAGACCAGGTTGTGGAAGACTGGCTGAACCTGCTGCAGGCAAAGTTTCGAGACGAGCCTGGCTGTTGTGTGGCTGTGCACTGTGTCGCTGGACTTGGACG AGCTCCCGTGCTGGTGGCCCTGGCTCTAATTGAGTGTGGGATGGAATATGAAGATGCAGTGCACTTCATCAGACT GAAGCGTCGCGGGGCGTTCAACTCCAAGCAGCTGCTTTACCTTGAAAGCTATAAACCTAAACTGTGTCTGCGCTCCAAAGACGGCAACGGACAGAGCTGCTGTGTACAGTAG